Proteins from a genomic interval of Chitinophagales bacterium:
- the pyk gene encoding pyruvate kinase, producing MLKFNRTKIVATVGPASNNKETLIALVKAGVDVFRLNFSHGTHDGHADVIKLIQEINAELNTHVGILADLQGPKIRLGEVENGEVFIEDGQTLTLTTNEMVSTSQELYLTYEDFARDAKVGDRVLIDDGKIELKVLNTNGEDKVTAKVIYGGPIKPKKGVNLPDTSISIPSITPKDIRDLEFILTQPVNWIALSFVRTADEITQLQGIIKFGKHPAKIISKIEKPEALQNIDSIIEVSDAVMVARGDLGVEIPLEQVPIAQKSIVKKCNEAAKPVIIATQILESMIFNPTPTRAETADAANAIFDGADAIMLSGETASGKYPVRAIEVFGKIIEEVEKQDVIYNRGHLPSKKSKFYYTDVICYNACIISEQTNAKAIVGLTHSGYTALLLSSFRPKANIYAFTDNETLINTLSLVWGVRTFFAPVFKNTDKGTIEVRRRLKEAGYVKRGDVVVNTSSMPMNLKGKTNMVKLGKIE from the coding sequence ATGTTAAAATTTAACAGAACTAAAATAGTAGCTACAGTAGGTCCTGCTTCCAATAATAAGGAGACATTGATAGCCCTTGTGAAAGCAGGCGTAGATGTTTTTAGATTGAATTTTTCGCATGGCACACATGACGGCCATGCAGACGTAATTAAATTGATTCAGGAAATAAATGCAGAATTGAACACCCATGTAGGAATTTTGGCCGACTTACAAGGCCCCAAAATTCGATTAGGAGAGGTTGAAAATGGGGAAGTATTTATTGAAGATGGCCAAACATTGACTCTGACCACCAATGAAATGGTGTCTACCAGTCAAGAACTGTATCTCACTTATGAGGATTTTGCAAGGGATGCCAAAGTAGGTGATAGGGTTTTGATAGATGATGGAAAAATCGAGCTAAAGGTACTCAATACCAATGGTGAAGATAAGGTCACAGCCAAAGTCATTTATGGAGGTCCCATCAAACCCAAAAAAGGGGTGAACCTGCCTGATACCAGCATTAGTATTCCATCCATCACTCCAAAAGATATTCGTGACCTTGAATTTATTCTTACCCAACCTGTGAATTGGATTGCCTTATCTTTTGTAAGAACAGCAGATGAAATTACTCAGCTTCAAGGGATTATTAAGTTTGGAAAACATCCTGCAAAAATCATCTCAAAGATTGAAAAACCAGAAGCCCTTCAAAACATTGATAGCATCATTGAAGTATCGGATGCAGTCATGGTAGCTCGTGGTGACTTGGGAGTAGAGATTCCATTGGAGCAAGTGCCGATTGCCCAAAAGTCTATTGTAAAAAAATGCAATGAAGCGGCAAAACCTGTTATCATTGCTACACAGATTTTGGAGAGTATGATTTTCAATCCCACTCCAACAAGGGCAGAAACGGCAGATGCAGCAAATGCTATTTTTGACGGTGCAGATGCCATCATGCTCAGCGGTGAAACGGCATCAGGTAAATACCCTGTGCGAGCAATTGAAGTGTTTGGTAAAATCATTGAAGAAGTTGAAAAACAAGATGTCATTTACAATAGGGGACATTTGCCAAGTAAAAAATCTAAATTTTACTACACCGATGTTATTTGCTACAATGCTTGTATCATCTCAGAACAAACCAATGCAAAGGCAATTGTAGGCTTGACCCACTCTGGATATACTGCTTTGTTATTGTCCAGTTTTCGCCCCAAAGCCAATATTTACGCCTTTACAGACAACGAAACACTAATCAACACACTCAGCCTGGTATGGGGAGTTAGGACTTTTTTCGCCCCCGTATTTAAAAATACAGATAAAGGAACCATTGAAGTGAGGCGAAGACTAAAAGAAGCAGGTTATGTGAAACGGGGAGATGTGGTCGTGAACACCAGCAGTATGCCTATGAATCTCAAAGGAAAGACAAACATGGTGAAATTGGGCAAAATTGAGTAG
- a CDS encoding acyl carrier protein, whose translation MSDIKSKVTAIIVEKLGVEEVDVTPEANFINDLGADSLDTVELIMEFEKEFDISIPDEDAEKITTVKEAIDYLQANAEE comes from the coding sequence ATGTCTGATATTAAATCAAAAGTAACTGCTATTATCGTTGAAAAGTTGGGGGTAGAGGAAGTTGACGTTACACCTGAGGCGAACTTTATCAACGATTTAGGTGCAGATTCCTTGGATACAGTAGAGTTGATTATGGAATTTGAAAAAGAATTCGATATCTCTATTCCTGATGAAGATGCAGAAAAAATCACAACTGTTAAAGAGGCCATTGATTACCTACAAGCTAATGCAGAAGAGTAA
- the fabF gene encoding beta-ketoacyl-ACP synthase II: MQLKRVVVTGIGALTPIGNTAEIFWQGLVNGVSGSDFITRFDTTNFKTKFACEIKNFDIQDYMDRRAARRLDPFTQYALIASDEAVVDANLNDEGIDKDRVGVVWCSGIGGLLTFQESVMEYAEGGGNNPRFNPFFIPKMILDIAAGHISIKHGYRGPNYAVVSACASSTNGLISAYNCIQLGKADAIVVGGSEAAVTEAGIGGFNAMKAMSQRNDDPKTASRPFDLDRDGFVLGEGAAAIVLEEYEHAKNRGAKIYAEVAGGGMSADAYHVTAPHPEGLGAKNVMKNALDDAGMDVTDIDYINVHGTSTPLGDVSEAKAIQVLFGEHAYNLNISSTKSMTGHLLGAAGAAEALACILSVYHDTIPPTINHFTDDPAFDPKLNFTFNKAQKRTVRAALSNTFGFGGHNASIIFKKMM; this comes from the coding sequence ATGCAATTAAAGCGAGTTGTAGTCACAGGTATAGGAGCATTAACTCCAATTGGCAATACTGCTGAAATATTTTGGCAAGGACTGGTAAATGGAGTTAGTGGTAGCGATTTTATCACCCGTTTTGATACAACGAATTTTAAAACCAAGTTTGCCTGTGAAATCAAGAATTTCGATATCCAAGATTATATGGATAGAAGAGCAGCTCGGCGCTTAGACCCATTCACACAATATGCACTCATCGCTTCTGATGAAGCAGTTGTAGATGCCAACCTTAATGATGAAGGAATTGACAAAGATAGGGTTGGAGTGGTATGGTGTTCGGGTATTGGTGGTTTGCTAACCTTTCAAGAGTCGGTAATGGAATATGCTGAAGGAGGAGGCAACAATCCTCGCTTTAATCCATTTTTCATTCCAAAAATGATTCTGGACATTGCAGCAGGACATATTTCCATAAAGCACGGCTATAGAGGTCCGAACTATGCTGTGGTATCTGCTTGTGCTTCTTCTACAAATGGACTTATTAGTGCCTACAATTGTATTCAATTGGGCAAGGCTGATGCAATCGTAGTAGGTGGCTCGGAAGCTGCTGTGACCGAAGCGGGTATTGGAGGTTTCAATGCCATGAAAGCAATGTCACAAAGAAATGATGATCCAAAAACAGCTTCACGTCCTTTCGACTTGGATAGAGATGGATTTGTATTGGGTGAAGGAGCTGCAGCTATTGTTTTGGAGGAATACGAACATGCCAAAAATCGTGGTGCAAAAATATATGCAGAGGTTGCTGGAGGTGGAATGTCAGCAGATGCCTATCACGTTACTGCTCCTCATCCCGAGGGTTTGGGGGCAAAAAATGTAATGAAAAATGCCTTGGACGATGCAGGAATGGATGTAACAGACATTGACTATATCAATGTTCATGGTACTTCTACTCCTCTTGGAGATGTCAGCGAAGCGAAGGCGATACAAGTGCTTTTTGGCGAACATGCTTACAACCTCAATATTAGTTCTACCAAATCTATGACAGGGCATCTGCTCGGAGCAGCAGGAGCAGCAGAAGCATTGGCATGTATTTTATCTGTTTACCATGATACTATACCTCCTACAATCAATCATTTTACAGATGACCCAGCATTTGACCCTAAGTTGAATTTTACATTCAACAAAGCTCAAAAACGTACTGTTAGAGCAGCTTTGAGCAATACTTTTGGTTTTGGTGGTCACAATGCTTCCATTATCTTCAAAAAAATGATGTAA
- the rnc gene encoding ribonuclease III: protein MSPHRKLTKQLRGLLGFTPANLSVFRLAFKHSSRSSDAYTSNERLEYLGDAILDSVISDYLFKKYPKRGEGFLTEMRSKIVNRQRLGEIGDQLSLQDFLDYDKGYVRVNGTILGNALEALIGAIYLDAGYKKTKQFVFKKMLSAFINLDDLQNADINYKSRLFEWAQKYDYELEFKVLEEKKKGNIRIFVVGAFVEGTMQGVGEGRNKKSAQKQAAKVVYDKKNVGDDLVK, encoded by the coding sequence GTGTCTCCTCATAGAAAGTTAACCAAACAACTACGAGGTTTATTAGGGTTTACACCTGCTAATTTATCGGTATTTCGATTGGCTTTTAAGCACAGTTCTCGTTCTTCAGATGCCTATACCAGTAATGAACGTCTCGAATATTTGGGGGATGCCATTTTAGATTCTGTTATTTCAGATTACCTCTTCAAAAAATATCCCAAGCGAGGAGAAGGCTTCTTGACAGAAATGCGTTCCAAAATTGTGAACCGACAACGACTCGGAGAAATAGGAGATCAACTCTCTCTACAAGATTTTTTGGATTACGACAAAGGCTACGTTCGAGTCAATGGCACAATTCTCGGAAACGCATTAGAGGCTCTTATTGGGGCTATATACCTTGATGCAGGCTATAAAAAAACCAAGCAATTTGTCTTCAAAAAAATGTTGTCTGCTTTTATCAATCTAGATGACCTTCAAAATGCAGACATCAATTACAAGAGTCGACTTTTTGAATGGGCTCAAAAGTATGATTATGAATTGGAGTTCAAAGTATTGGAGGAAAAGAAAAAAGGGAATATTAGAATATTTGTTGTAGGAGCATTTGTAGAAGGTACAATGCAAGGTGTAGGAGAGGGGCGCAACAAAAAGTCCGCTCAAAAACAAGCCGCAAAAGTAGTTTACGATAAGAAAAATGTAGGTGACGATTTGGTTAAATAA
- a CDS encoding MBOAT family O-acyltransferase: MIFTSFTYIYFLTGFFILYWTIRNKTAQNILTLVGSYLFYGWIHPWFCILIASSTLVDYFCGLQMQKHPKKKKLYLYASLWFNLGLLGFFKYFNFFAENIHIILTQLGLQLDPFLLQIFLPIGISFYTFQTLSYTIDIYRGQLKPRKNLLDFAVFVSFFPQLVAGPIERAKRFLPKIENERVFNWTFFTSAFPLLIRGYVKKMVIADNIAVYVDKVFMLEEPTFMLMMAGGLAFSIQIYADFAAYTDIARGSARLLGFELVKNFNAPSLAISPTDFWKRWHISLTSWINDYVFFTFVRWLPIRRRIKFGVISILTMGICGLWHGAAWNFIWWGIFHGLLIVLYAYLGMGGRWKPIGVLQTFTAWSVMFSLNVFSALLFRTPNMTWLASAFSTISFDFNGDSFIVALVIVCFTLIYALPFYVYAFLEKIAPTKKWVHAIVDGLSVVLIALMFREASGDFIYFQF; this comes from the coding sequence ATGATTTTCACCTCTTTCACTTATATCTATTTTCTCACTGGTTTTTTTATACTCTATTGGACAATAAGGAATAAAACGGCTCAAAATATCCTAACCTTAGTAGGCAGTTACCTATTCTATGGATGGATACATCCTTGGTTTTGTATTTTGATTGCAAGTTCTACGCTAGTAGATTATTTCTGTGGCCTACAAATGCAAAAACATCCTAAAAAAAAGAAACTGTATCTGTACGCCAGTTTATGGTTTAATTTGGGATTGTTGGGCTTTTTCAAGTATTTCAATTTTTTTGCCGAAAATATTCATATTATTCTCACCCAATTGGGTTTACAACTTGACCCGTTTTTGCTTCAAATATTCCTGCCCATAGGTATTTCTTTCTATACCTTTCAAACGTTAAGCTATACCATTGACATCTATCGAGGACAACTCAAGCCTCGCAAAAACCTTTTGGATTTCGCTGTTTTCGTATCCTTTTTTCCGCAACTTGTCGCAGGCCCTATTGAACGAGCCAAGCGTTTTTTGCCGAAAATAGAGAATGAGCGGGTATTCAATTGGACATTTTTTACATCTGCATTTCCTTTGCTAATTAGAGGTTATGTAAAAAAAATGGTCATTGCCGATAATATAGCCGTCTATGTAGATAAAGTGTTTATGCTCGAAGAACCTACTTTTATGTTGATGATGGCAGGAGGATTGGCTTTTAGCATCCAAATTTATGCTGATTTTGCTGCCTACACAGACATCGCAAGAGGGTCTGCTAGACTGCTTGGTTTTGAATTGGTCAAAAACTTCAATGCGCCATCCCTCGCCATATCTCCCACTGATTTTTGGAAGCGTTGGCATATTTCTCTCACCTCTTGGATCAACGATTATGTTTTCTTCACCTTCGTTCGGTGGCTGCCTATACGCAGAAGAATCAAGTTTGGAGTGATTTCCATTCTTACTATGGGAATATGCGGTCTATGGCATGGTGCCGCATGGAATTTTATATGGTGGGGAATTTTTCATGGTTTGTTGATTGTTTTGTATGCTTACTTGGGAATGGGAGGAAGGTGGAAACCGATAGGAGTGCTTCAAACTTTTACGGCATGGAGCGTAATGTTTTCGCTCAATGTTTTTAGTGCTTTGTTGTTCCGAACACCCAATATGACATGGTTAGCCAGTGCTTTTAGCACTATTTCGTTTGATTTCAACGGTGATTCTTTCATTGTCGCACTGGTCATTGTATGTTTTACCCTCATCTATGCTCTCCCATTTTATGTGTATGCTTTTTTAGAAAAAATTGCACCAACAAAGAAATGGGTACATGCCATCGTTGACGGGCTTTCAGTAGTCTTAATAGCATTGATGTTTCGAGAAGCATCAGGTGATTTTATTTATTTCCAATTTTGA
- a CDS encoding alpha-glucosidase, producing the protein MAITKKWWKEAVIYQIYPRSFKDSNGDGIGDLRGIINKLDYLKNLGVDVLWLSPIYQSPNDDNGYDISDYYNIMTDFGNMDDFNEMLEGIHQRGMKLLMDLVVNHSSDEHQWFTESRKSKDNPYRDYYYWQPAKADGSKPNNWKSFFGGDAWEYDEQTGEYYLHLFTKKQPDLNWENPKVRQEVYSIMRYWLDKGVDGFRMDVIPFISKRLPFEEVDTRKTFNDVAINTYANGPRLHEFLQEMVRESISHYDVMTVGEGIGVTPENGLLYVGEDRKELNMVFHFEHMLIDHGKGGKFDIVDFQLTDLKRGFSVWDEALGEKGWVNVYLDNHDFPRMVSRFGNDGKYHKESAKLLATLLLTLRGTPCIYQGSEIGMTNVAFPSIEDYRDVETLNFYQEAKERGEDMDAFLKAVHIQGRDNVRTPVQWSDKAHAGFTIGKPWIKANPNYTHINAKAVLEDENSIWHYYQQMLQFRKINSNVLVYGDYEVIDEPNQQVYAYQRSIEGKVMMVVLNFTSEHVAFEVPYAVADLQFLKGNYIGEIKGEEGNTLDLRPWEARIYTF; encoded by the coding sequence ATGGCAATCACAAAAAAATGGTGGAAAGAAGCAGTTATATACCAAATCTATCCACGCAGCTTCAAAGACAGCAATGGCGACGGCATCGGTGACCTCAGAGGCATCATCAACAAACTGGACTACCTCAAAAACTTAGGCGTAGATGTACTATGGTTGAGTCCTATTTACCAATCTCCCAACGATGACAATGGCTACGATATCAGTGACTACTACAATATCATGACCGACTTCGGAAACATGGACGACTTCAACGAAATGCTCGAAGGCATTCACCAAAGAGGCATGAAACTATTGATGGATTTGGTCGTCAATCACAGTTCGGACGAACACCAATGGTTCACCGAATCCCGCAAATCCAAAGACAATCCTTACCGAGATTACTACTATTGGCAACCTGCAAAGGCAGACGGCAGCAAGCCCAACAACTGGAAATCTTTTTTTGGAGGTGATGCATGGGAATACGATGAGCAAACAGGCGAATACTACCTTCACCTTTTCACCAAAAAACAACCCGACCTCAATTGGGAAAATCCCAAAGTACGTCAAGAAGTCTATTCCATCATGCGCTATTGGCTCGATAAAGGTGTGGACGGTTTCCGCATGGATGTTATTCCGTTTATTTCCAAACGATTGCCATTTGAAGAAGTGGACACTCGCAAAACCTTCAATGATGTAGCCATCAACACCTATGCAAATGGCCCTCGATTGCATGAGTTTTTGCAAGAAATGGTGCGTGAGAGTATCAGCCATTACGATGTAATGACCGTTGGAGAAGGCATTGGAGTGACTCCCGAAAATGGTTTGCTCTATGTGGGTGAAGATAGGAAGGAACTGAATATGGTTTTTCACTTTGAACATATGCTAATTGACCACGGCAAAGGTGGTAAATTCGATATCGTTGATTTTCAATTGACGGATTTGAAGCGGGGATTTTCGGTGTGGGACGAAGCTTTGGGAGAAAAAGGCTGGGTCAATGTATATCTTGACAACCATGACTTTCCACGCATGGTGTCTCGTTTTGGAAATGATGGCAAATACCACAAAGAATCTGCAAAACTGCTCGCAACCTTGCTATTGACCCTTCGAGGTACGCCTTGTATCTATCAAGGTTCGGAAATCGGTATGACCAATGTGGCGTTTCCTTCCATTGAAGACTATCGAGATGTCGAAACCCTCAATTTTTACCAAGAAGCAAAGGAAAGAGGGGAGGATATGGATGCTTTTTTGAAAGCCGTTCACATTCAAGGTCGTGACAATGTGCGAACTCCCGTGCAATGGTCGGACAAAGCACATGCAGGTTTTACGATAGGCAAACCGTGGATAAAAGCAAATCCAAATTATACCCACATCAACGCCAAAGCAGTCTTGGAAGACGAAAATTCGATATGGCACTACTACCAGCAGATGCTTCAATTTCGCAAAATAAATAGCAATGTGTTGGTATATGGTGATTATGAGGTGATTGATGAACCCAACCAACAAGTGTATGCTTACCAGCGTTCTATTGAAGGAAAAGTCATGATGGTAGTATTGAATTTCACAAGTGAACATGTTGCTTTTGAAGTGCCTTATGCCGTTGCCGACCTTCAATTTTTGAAGGGAAACTATATTGGCGAAATCAAAGGTGAAGAAGGTAATACATTGGATTTGCGGCCTTGGGAAGCGAGAATTTATACCTTTTAG
- a CDS encoding DUF5685 family protein has protein sequence MLGHLKPSLCSLETANKVAYRTLYCSICASLRQQYSLPYSLFINNELTLVLLALQPYYEATAEETPCPAAAFTQKNSAASHPAIDVAAKLSVLLGWIKVVDWETDQPKLYKKYLRKMLHRKVEQTLPQISEDFRQVIEEYLFLTKTNSKDEEKVREYSGLLSRHVVLEVGTQTVLDDVQLKEISVLFELSGQLIAIADHLIDLDDDMLQNQHNPIVFRSEQEKISLAEAYYHYLQICNRLKIDCLEQLSTLSKEGIIADSFKVAMQQSFRNIDRQIQQKRPAFLAETTRFIGGLQVAHQDCGNAAVDGCNCVADQSDNLSYMAGKCPCDACGSCCKSGGGCCDGCGKGCNGCCGNCNECCSGCNNSCGSCGKNCDGCCGGCNSCCDGCNDCCGNCNGCKCGKCCEPNSPPPNDFKEPSDTLKTSYLHFFRK, from the coding sequence ATGCTTGGACACCTAAAACCTTCTCTTTGCAGCCTCGAAACCGCCAATAAAGTAGCCTATCGCACCCTTTACTGTTCGATTTGCGCTAGTTTGCGACAGCAGTACAGTTTGCCGTATAGTCTGTTTATCAACAATGAATTAACGCTCGTATTGCTCGCTTTACAGCCTTATTATGAAGCAACTGCTGAAGAAACACCTTGCCCAGCAGCAGCTTTCACCCAAAAAAATTCCGCCGCCAGCCATCCCGCCATTGATGTTGCTGCAAAACTATCCGTCCTATTGGGATGGATAAAAGTGGTAGATTGGGAAACCGATCAACCTAAGCTCTACAAAAAATATCTCCGCAAAATGCTTCATCGAAAGGTGGAACAAACACTCCCGCAAATCAGCGAAGATTTCCGACAAGTCATTGAAGAATATCTTTTTCTGACCAAAACTAACAGCAAAGACGAAGAAAAAGTACGGGAATATTCGGGTTTACTTTCTCGCCACGTAGTATTGGAAGTAGGCACACAAACAGTTCTGGACGATGTTCAATTGAAAGAAATCTCTGTCTTGTTTGAACTTAGTGGTCAGTTGATCGCCATTGCAGACCATTTGATTGACTTAGACGATGATATGCTGCAAAATCAACACAATCCCATTGTATTTCGCTCAGAACAAGAAAAAATTAGCCTTGCAGAAGCCTATTACCACTATCTGCAAATTTGCAATCGATTGAAAATAGATTGTTTAGAACAATTATCTACTCTTTCAAAAGAAGGCATCATTGCAGATTCCTTCAAGGTGGCTATGCAACAATCTTTCCGAAACATAGACCGCCAAATCCAACAAAAACGTCCTGCTTTTTTAGCCGAAACTACCAGATTTATTGGCGGACTGCAAGTTGCCCATCAAGATTGTGGCAATGCAGCAGTCGATGGCTGCAACTGTGTAGCAGATCAAAGTGACAATTTATCCTATATGGCGGGGAAATGCCCTTGTGATGCATGTGGCAGCTGTTGCAAAAGTGGAGGCGGTTGCTGCGACGGTTGTGGAAAAGGCTGCAATGGTTGTTGTGGAAACTGCAATGAATGTTGTAGTGGCTGCAATAATTCTTGTGGAAGTTGTGGTAAAAATTGCGATGGCTGCTGTGGAGGCTGCAATAGTTGCTGCGATGGCTGCAATGATTGTTGTGGCAATTGCAACGGCTGCAAATGTGGAAAGTGCTGTGAACCCAATTCTCCTCCTCCAAACGACTTCAAAGAACCATCAGACACACTCAAAACCAGCTATTTACATTTTTTCAGAAAGTAG
- a CDS encoding VWA domain-containing protein, producing the protein MKLLKNSLIFSLLIAFNALSLNAQDRAVAIVYDNSGSMTQAGQCEGINYALQVMMGLLHPEDELSVYRMLPAREDKIDLNNKKNAMQAARKSYDCNAGNTPFEAAIYAKEQLNKSSKSSKTLIILSDGGITDIDFALKYPDDLRTLVEQTGTRIFFLNVSTIQSVLDAYLENSQTPNKTLRTQGSFEQIIKQMEEIAAGIMTLSGSGITIQPKDKTIEWESPVPLKRVIVLQQDAETNAQLPRLISAKSESSNLRLGEPFEAQKARGVYTMTGLINHIEAAQKGQVIPKGKIELGFNTSIDASKIKILPEVAAKLEIMLNSPTRSQRGNQYVVCDTVQTLEIGAKLVDFNNKLLDIEVLKKSNVVFIDETTQQKIRMKLDEKTGAFFADVPFKGERLVVSVAAEFSGYFNFQSRVLIVTKDNCPRPKAFIQADQQALKAKVTAMDKGNQIVITPQIIVENDAPREPTAKELEDMYMEVVNDVNIGIEVEKRDGKMYLRPTTFICACFTKTGKDQLQIQLKSTNPNLIITERGKLTIEVEIEDVSFWEKCGWLVIATIIGLLLLIYIIGIIRKPRFCSGTEIIVSKQNRVMTRKPKSYPLPTSFFNRYFVPYIPEKRTVGSVTFKAGARCSHILIAANSQNDKMYISGFPLDNPGKKDMRLSNAEKLEISRQNGKEIYEYHRLT; encoded by the coding sequence ATGAAATTGCTCAAAAATTCGCTAATCTTCAGTCTTCTCATAGCCTTCAATGCGCTATCCCTCAATGCTCAAGACAGAGCCGTAGCCATTGTGTATGACAATTCGGGCAGCATGACACAAGCAGGTCAATGCGAAGGAATTAACTACGCATTGCAGGTAATGATGGGCTTGTTGCATCCCGAAGATGAATTGTCCGTCTATCGAATGTTGCCTGCCCGAGAGGACAAAATAGATTTGAACAATAAAAAAAATGCCATGCAAGCAGCCCGCAAAAGCTACGACTGCAATGCTGGTAACACGCCCTTTGAAGCAGCAATTTATGCCAAAGAACAGTTGAACAAAAGCAGCAAATCCTCCAAAACATTGATTATACTTTCGGATGGAGGGATTACCGACATAGACTTTGCCCTCAAATATCCTGATGATTTGCGGACCCTTGTGGAACAAACAGGCACACGTATCTTTTTCCTCAATGTCAGCACCATTCAAAGTGTCTTGGACGCTTACCTCGAAAACAGCCAAACCCCCAATAAAACACTTCGCACACAAGGTAGTTTTGAGCAGATTATCAAGCAGATGGAAGAAATTGCAGCGGGAATTATGACCCTTTCTGGAAGCGGTATCACGATTCAGCCCAAAGACAAAACCATCGAATGGGAATCACCTGTGCCTTTGAAGCGGGTAATCGTTTTGCAGCAAGATGCAGAAACGAATGCACAGTTGCCCCGCTTGATATCCGCCAAATCAGAAAGCAGCAATTTGCGCTTGGGTGAACCTTTTGAAGCCCAAAAAGCGAGGGGTGTTTACACCATGACAGGCCTAATCAACCATATTGAAGCGGCGCAAAAGGGTCAGGTGATTCCAAAAGGAAAAATAGAATTGGGCTTCAATACTTCAATTGATGCCAGCAAAATCAAGATTCTACCAGAAGTAGCTGCAAAACTCGAAATCATGCTCAATAGCCCTACTCGTTCACAACGGGGCAATCAATATGTGGTTTGTGATACGGTGCAAACATTGGAGATTGGCGCAAAACTGGTGGATTTCAACAACAAGCTACTCGATATAGAGGTACTGAAGAAAAGCAATGTGGTGTTTATTGACGAAACAACGCAGCAAAAGATTCGCATGAAGTTGGATGAAAAAACAGGTGCGTTTTTTGCGGATGTACCCTTCAAAGGTGAGCGATTGGTAGTGTCCGTTGCAGCGGAGTTTTCGGGTTACTTCAATTTCCAAAGCCGGGTTTTGATTGTTACCAAAGACAATTGCCCTCGCCCAAAAGCGTTTATACAAGCAGACCAACAGGCATTGAAGGCAAAGGTAACGGCAATGGATAAGGGGAATCAAATCGTGATTACGCCTCAAATCATTGTGGAAAATGATGCTCCGAGAGAGCCTACTGCAAAGGAATTGGAGGATATGTATATGGAAGTAGTCAATGATGTGAATATTGGCATTGAAGTGGAAAAACGAGATGGAAAAATGTATTTGCGCCCAACAACTTTTATTTGTGCGTGTTTTACTAAGACAGGAAAAGACCAATTGCAGATACAATTGAAGTCCACCAATCCAAATTTAATCATTACCGAACGGGGCAAATTGACCATTGAGGTAGAGATTGAAGATGTTTCGTTTTGGGAAAAATGTGGGTGGTTGGTGATAGCAACCATTATTGGTTTGTTGTTGTTAATTTACATCATTGGAATTATACGCAAACCGAGATTTTGCAGTGGTACGGAAATAATTGTGAGTAAACAAAACCGAGTGATGACCCGAAAGCCCAAGAGTTATCCACTTCCAACAAGCTTTTTCAACCGTTATTTTGTGCCGTATATTCCCGAAAAACGCACAGTTGGCAGTGTCACCTTCAAAGCGGGTGCACGTTGTAGCCATATTTTGATTGCAGCCAACTCTCAAAACGATAAAATGTATATTTCTGGTTTTCCCTTGGACAACCCTGGAAAGAAGGATATGCGTTTGAGCAATGCGGAAAAATTGGAGATTAGCCGACAGAACGGCAAGGAAATTTATGAATACCATCGTCTAACCTAA